The Kozakia baliensis genome includes a region encoding these proteins:
- the hemH gene encoding ferrochelatase, with protein sequence MKFFHKTPGIPVPASGRTGVLLINLGTPDDTGYFSVRRYLREFLSDRRVIEAPPAIWQPILHTAILSRRPFRSGEAYARIWDKKTNESPLRVYTRGQAEKLAERLGPETPVEWGMRYGQPSVQEALSKLMDRGCDRVIALPLYPQYSATTTATANDQLFRALMRLRRQPAIHTVPSFADHPLYVEGLAKSVRETLEGLAFKPQMIVASFHGLPESCVNAGDNYPQECERTIVALRKALDFHDEQMPLTYQSRFGPMEWIKPYTAPFVEALPGQGIHRIAVIMPGFLCDCIETLDEIGNELRETFIHAGGEEFALIPCLNDSTPAVDLLESLSRQALKGWAE encoded by the coding sequence ATGAAATTCTTCCATAAAACACCTGGAATTCCCGTACCTGCTTCAGGCCGAACGGGTGTGTTGCTGATCAATCTCGGCACGCCGGACGATACGGGTTACTTCTCCGTCCGCCGGTATCTGCGCGAGTTTCTCTCAGATCGCCGCGTGATCGAAGCACCTCCTGCGATCTGGCAGCCTATCCTTCATACCGCCATCCTCTCGCGCCGCCCTTTTCGCAGCGGCGAAGCCTATGCCCGTATCTGGGATAAGAAGACGAACGAGAGCCCTCTGCGCGTCTATACGCGTGGCCAGGCCGAGAAACTGGCGGAGCGGCTTGGGCCGGAAACGCCGGTTGAATGGGGCATGCGCTATGGCCAACCTTCGGTGCAGGAAGCCTTATCGAAGCTGATGGATCGCGGGTGCGATCGCGTTATCGCTCTGCCACTCTATCCGCAATATAGCGCGACCACCACCGCCACCGCCAACGATCAGCTTTTCCGCGCATTGATGCGCCTGCGTCGTCAGCCTGCGATTCACACTGTACCGTCTTTTGCCGATCACCCGCTTTATGTCGAGGGTCTGGCCAAAAGCGTGCGCGAGACACTGGAAGGACTTGCTTTCAAGCCGCAGATGATCGTCGCTTCTTTTCATGGATTACCGGAAAGCTGCGTCAACGCTGGGGACAATTATCCTCAGGAATGCGAGCGCACCATCGTCGCGCTCAGAAAAGCGCTCGATTTCCATGATGAGCAAATGCCGCTGACCTATCAATCGCGCTTCGGACCGATGGAATGGATCAAACCTTACACCGCCCCTTTTGTAGAAGCGCTGCCTGGGCAAGGCATTCACCGCATCGCTGTGATTATGCCGGGCTTTCTTTGCGATTGTATCGAGACTTTGGACGAAATCGGAAACGAACTTCGCGAGACTTTTATTCACGCGGGCGGCGAGGAATTCGCGTTGATCCCTTGCCTCAATGACAGCACCCCGGCCGTGGATTTGCTTGAGTCTCTGTCACGCCAGGCGTTGAAAGGTTGGGCGGAATAA
- a CDS encoding SOS response-associated peptidase, with product MCGRYANALTTSLMQDIFQTQPRAPDWLPSWNVAPGQPAPVIWADSKSGRRHLDLMLWGLVPHWAKNMERRPINARAETVATNGMFWAAFRARRCLIPATAYYEWQRIKGHKQPYAFARQDRQPLALAGIWENWEHEGDVLHSFAIVTTQAKGDIATIHDRMPVCIEADKWEDWLTAPRDVAANFLHAPRQEVLEFWPVSARVNTPQSNGEDLLERIGLS from the coding sequence ATGTGCGGACGCTACGCCAACGCTCTGACGACCTCTCTCATGCAGGATATTTTTCAGACGCAGCCCCGCGCGCCGGACTGGCTACCATCTTGGAATGTCGCCCCGGGGCAACCCGCCCCGGTTATTTGGGCGGACAGTAAAAGTGGGCGGCGCCATTTGGATTTGATGCTCTGGGGTCTCGTGCCGCACTGGGCCAAGAACATGGAGCGCCGCCCGATCAACGCCCGCGCCGAAACGGTAGCGACGAACGGCATGTTTTGGGCGGCCTTCCGCGCTCGCCGCTGTCTGATTCCCGCCACGGCCTATTACGAATGGCAGCGCATCAAAGGCCACAAACAACCCTATGCCTTTGCGCGCCAAGACCGGCAACCGTTGGCCTTGGCGGGAATCTGGGAAAATTGGGAGCATGAGGGGGATGTCCTCCATAGCTTCGCCATCGTCACGACACAGGCGAAAGGAGACATAGCCACCATTCACGATCGGATGCCGGTTTGCATCGAGGCCGATAAATGGGAAGATTGGCTAACCGCGCCACGTGACGTCGCGGCGAATTTTCTCCATGCGCCACGGCAAGAGGTTCTTGAATTCTGGCCCGTCAGCGCCCGCGTCAACACGCCACAGTCGAACGGCGAAGATCTTCTGGAAAGGATTGGTCTTTCATGA
- a CDS encoding MFS transporter, with product MTGAQTPATTSPTGRILPVVFLNLLVYIDIGLPMAVIPVFVHKTLQFNTVLAGFAVSLQYFATFASRASAGKRIDTRGPKPVAVSGLLVCVASGFMLFLAGALWKSAILSVVILSISRLALGWAESWASTAAIVWNIRRVGAPNTAQVISWNGITSYGGIALGATLGEQLSHLPGFWGGLVSLGLLSLVLPLIGALLAMRYPAVAPLTDNTAPMPFARVFRLVLPHGSALAAGSVGFGAISSCLALYFSARQWDGAAQALAMFGLVFVIVRFVFSRQIGRYGGAKVAIVSLVVETLGLLILAFMPSPEAATLGAAVTGAGFSLVFPALGVLAVNRAGPKNRGAALGAFSVFLDLAIGISGPVLGLIIHAAGYRALFIFTAAVTLIGSVLSLMLPKEDVVLKKG from the coding sequence ATGACCGGGGCGCAGACACCGGCGACCACCTCGCCGACTGGACGCATCCTGCCGGTCGTGTTTCTGAACTTGCTTGTTTATATCGATATCGGCCTGCCGATGGCCGTTATTCCGGTTTTTGTTCACAAGACACTGCAATTCAACACGGTGCTGGCTGGGTTTGCGGTCTCTCTCCAATATTTCGCGACATTCGCCTCCCGCGCCTCGGCGGGCAAACGAATCGATACGCGTGGACCGAAACCGGTCGCGGTCAGTGGATTATTGGTCTGCGTCGCGTCCGGCTTCATGCTTTTTCTCGCCGGAGCGCTGTGGAAAAGCGCGATATTGTCGGTCGTCATCCTGTCCATCAGCCGCTTGGCTCTGGGGTGGGCGGAAAGTTGGGCTTCCACGGCGGCGATCGTCTGGAATATCCGCCGCGTGGGCGCGCCGAACACCGCGCAAGTCATTTCATGGAACGGCATCACATCCTATGGCGGCATCGCGCTAGGCGCGACGCTGGGCGAGCAATTATCGCATCTGCCCGGCTTCTGGGGCGGTCTCGTCTCGCTCGGGCTATTGTCCCTCGTTCTGCCCTTGATCGGCGCGCTTTTGGCCATGCGTTATCCGGCAGTGGCGCCCTTGACGGACAATACCGCGCCCATGCCTTTCGCGCGCGTTTTCCGCTTGGTGCTCCCGCATGGTAGCGCGCTGGCCGCCGGATCGGTCGGGTTCGGTGCGATCTCTTCCTGCTTGGCGCTTTATTTCTCCGCCAGGCAATGGGATGGCGCGGCACAGGCCTTGGCGATGTTCGGATTGGTGTTCGTGATCGTGCGCTTCGTATTTTCCCGCCAGATCGGGCGCTACGGTGGGGCGAAAGTCGCGATCGTTTCGTTGGTTGTCGAAACGCTCGGTTTGCTGATCCTGGCGTTCATGCCAAGCCCCGAAGCCGCTACTTTGGGTGCGGCCGTCACGGGCGCGGGTTTCTCGCTCGTGTTCCCCGCGCTGGGTGTGTTGGCCGTGAACCGGGCAGGCCCGAAAAATCGTGGCGCGGCATTGGGGGCGTTTTCGGTGTTTCTCGATTTGGCGATCGGTATTTCTGGCCCCGTGCTCGGACTTATTATCCATGCCGCCGGATATCGGGCGCTTTTCATCTTTACTGCGGCTGTGACCTTGATCGGTTCCGTGTTGAGTTTGATGCTACCGAAAGAGGATGTCGTCCTGAAAAAAGGATGA
- a CDS encoding LOG family protein → MTIAAAAVFCGSRHGNAPIYSEAAESLGRGLAEAGIRLVYGGGAVGLMGVVADSTLRAGGSVSGVIPNFLHNREVMHEGVTDLIVTDSMHDRKRLMFAQADAFLILPGGLGTFDEFMEILTWRQLSLHNKPILLVNVGGWGRFIVSALENAVEQGFANSSVLELYDVVEDVPAALERLKLFDVSEEFEETERL, encoded by the coding sequence ATGACCATCGCCGCTGCAGCCGTTTTTTGCGGCTCGCGTCACGGAAACGCGCCGATTTATTCAGAGGCTGCCGAGTCGTTGGGAAGAGGGCTTGCCGAAGCCGGGATTCGCCTCGTATATGGCGGTGGCGCCGTGGGTTTGATGGGTGTGGTGGCCGATTCCACATTGCGCGCAGGCGGCTCCGTCAGCGGTGTTATCCCCAACTTTCTCCACAACCGTGAGGTCATGCATGAGGGGGTGACGGATTTGATCGTCACCGACTCGATGCACGACCGCAAACGGTTGATGTTCGCGCAGGCGGATGCCTTCCTGATCCTGCCAGGCGGCCTGGGTACGTTCGACGAATTTATGGAAATTCTCACCTGGCGGCAGTTGTCCCTCCACAACAAACCCATTCTTCTGGTGAATGTCGGCGGTTGGGGGCGTTTTATCGTCTCCGCGTTGGAAAATGCCGTGGAGCAGGGCTTTGCCAACTCCTCGGTGCTCGAACTTTACGATGTGGTGGAAGACGTGCCAGCGGCTCTCGAACGCCTGAAACTTTTTGACGTTTCTGAAGAATTTGAAGAAACGGAGCGACTTTAG
- a CDS encoding glutaminase, translating into MTLTAILEDIADEFRDVSERGVVANYIPPLACVDPTKFGMAVVEADGQIHTVGDADEAFSIQSISKIFGLTLALDAIGDALWTRVRQEPSGSAFNSIVQLESEYGIPRNPFINAGALVVSDVLVSHYGVQEAQQKILDLVRPLTRDAKNIVIDRNVALQEKETGFRNAALVNYMRTYNNIENPIEKTLELYFHQCALTMSCHQLAEVGAYLMTGSWNPITGRQVTSTLHARTIMALMMMCGHYDASGSFAIRVGLPGKSGVGGGILAIAPGVASVAVWSPGLNEYGNSLLGTRALERLVQRTGWSVFNAYHMK; encoded by the coding sequence ATGACGCTGACAGCGATCCTTGAAGACATTGCGGATGAATTTCGCGACGTTTCGGAACGTGGCGTCGTGGCGAATTACATCCCACCGCTGGCCTGCGTGGACCCGACGAAATTCGGCATGGCGGTGGTCGAAGCCGATGGGCAGATTCATACCGTCGGCGATGCCGATGAAGCCTTCTCGATCCAAAGTATTTCGAAGATTTTCGGCCTGACATTGGCGCTGGACGCGATCGGCGATGCGCTTTGGACACGCGTGCGACAGGAGCCGTCGGGCAGTGCTTTCAATTCCATCGTGCAGTTGGAAAGCGAATACGGCATTCCGCGCAATCCGTTCATCAACGCAGGCGCGCTTGTGGTGTCGGATGTGCTGGTTTCCCATTATGGCGTGCAAGAGGCGCAGCAGAAAATTCTCGATCTCGTGCGGCCTCTCACGCGGGATGCGAAGAACATCGTCATCGATCGCAACGTGGCGCTTCAGGAGAAAGAAACGGGATTCCGCAACGCCGCGCTCGTCAATTACATGCGCACGTACAACAACATCGAAAACCCGATCGAGAAAACGCTCGAACTCTATTTCCATCAATGCGCGCTGACCATGTCCTGCCATCAATTAGCGGAAGTGGGCGCATACCTCATGACAGGCAGTTGGAACCCGATAACGGGGCGGCAGGTCACCTCTACACTGCATGCCCGCACCATCATGGCGCTTATGATGATGTGCGGGCATTATGACGCATCAGGCTCCTTCGCCATCCGGGTCGGGCTGCCTGGAAAATCCGGCGTCGGTGGCGGTATCCTCGCCATCGCGCCGGGGGTCGCATCGGTTGCGGTGTGGTCTCCAGGATTGAACGAATATGGGAATTCGCTTCTGGGGACGCGCGCGCTGGAACGCCTCGTTCAGCGCACCGGCTGGTCCGTTTTCAATGCGTATCACATGAAATAG